One Aliiroseovarius sediminilitoris DNA window includes the following coding sequences:
- a CDS encoding helix-turn-helix transcriptional regulator, whose translation MKNRLEDLVSTLQAASSLEDLQAVTEALRDHYDVSHTVYHWVNSVGERFGAGTYSAEWVDRYLEKDYLRIDPVIFGCFQRFTPVIWKSLDWSSKAAREMFQDAMNYGLGNQGFTIPIRGPNGQFALFTMNATAEDDAWETFVDENTRDLMIISHELNKKALEFEKWGQDVQSPSLSPRELSAMTCLAKGMNRAQSAAEMNISEHTLRVYIESARHKLGAMNTTHAVARALSAGIIIV comes from the coding sequence ATGAAAAACCGGTTGGAAGACCTTGTCTCTACGTTGCAGGCGGCGAGCTCGCTTGAAGACCTGCAAGCCGTAACCGAGGCTCTGCGGGACCACTATGACGTTTCGCATACGGTTTATCATTGGGTTAATTCCGTTGGTGAAAGGTTCGGCGCGGGCACTTACAGCGCCGAGTGGGTTGATCGCTATCTTGAAAAAGATTACTTGCGTATCGACCCGGTTATTTTCGGTTGTTTTCAAAGATTTACACCGGTCATCTGGAAGTCGCTCGACTGGTCGTCGAAGGCGGCGCGGGAGATGTTTCAGGATGCCATGAACTATGGTTTGGGCAACCAGGGATTTACCATTCCGATACGTGGTCCCAACGGGCAATTCGCTCTGTTTACCATGAACGCGACCGCTGAAGATGACGCTTGGGAAACCTTCGTCGATGAGAACACGCGCGACCTGATGATCATCTCGCATGAACTGAACAAAAAAGCGTTGGAATTTGAGAAGTGGGGGCAGGATGTTCAATCCCCGTCACTGTCGCCTCGCGAGTTATCGGCGATGACGTGCTTGGCGAAGGGCATGAATCGCGCACAATCTGCGGCAGAAATGAACATCTCAGAACACACGCTAAGAGTGTATATCGAATCGGCGCGACACAAACTTGGCGCGATGAATACAACCCATGCGGTAGCGCGTGCGTTGTCTGCGGGGATCATCATCGTATAA
- a CDS encoding ATP-dependent DNA helicase encodes MTTGAHLTYSDDQADAHDRVAEMLRGAGVDLDDALLTPLSDGKSQVMAVVGKAGSGKTMLLAQLYRALQEAGVEVVSGDWEGKRRKDRRTLAILAPTNKAASVLRNRGVPATTIHRILYTPVYDPEYEKIAEWLAGNGERPSVEGLTDAALDRAFAFYQAQKSIPGALAAAGLRGSDFITGWKRRDDPLDIGFVDESSMLDEKQFNDLREIFPTLVLFGDPAQLAPVGQSGEMVFDRLGDSRKMVLHRIHRQEHDNPILDLAHALADDTLDFATFENMIEEAARLDDRVVVAPRVNADLMARSPVLVWRNVTRVRLITAFRGAFGAPEHELMPGEPLICDGIELPLKHRKKRIDLEARGLIKGAQCVYLGPGKRPGFSRLHVLGAEDPQLSAASIIKIEMPDEEEPFIPYAANMGAAFLHGAAVTIHKAQGSQWPEVQVFAPDIWAASRAGRTEAGLPLWKRLAYVAITRAETRLFWVKRYAMARPEVALSTSDLAAKPVELTLAAPDEGAA; translated from the coding sequence ATGACCACTGGCGCGCACCTGACCTATTCTGATGACCAAGCGGACGCCCATGACCGCGTGGCTGAAATGCTGCGCGGGGCAGGCGTTGATTTGGATGATGCGCTGCTGACGCCATTGTCCGACGGCAAGTCGCAAGTGATGGCCGTCGTCGGTAAAGCGGGGTCGGGCAAGACGATGCTGCTTGCCCAACTGTATCGCGCGCTGCAAGAAGCCGGGGTCGAGGTCGTGTCCGGCGATTGGGAAGGCAAACGTCGCAAGGATCGCAGGACTTTGGCCATATTAGCCCCGACCAACAAGGCGGCCAGCGTGTTGCGCAACCGCGGCGTGCCAGCAACGACGATTCATCGCATCCTTTATACTCCCGTCTATGACCCCGAATACGAAAAGATCGCCGAATGGCTGGCCGGAAACGGGGAGCGGCCATCGGTCGAAGGTCTGACTGATGCGGCGCTGGATCGCGCTTTTGCTTTTTATCAGGCCCAGAAGTCCATTCCGGGGGCGCTTGCTGCGGCAGGATTGCGCGGATCAGATTTCATCACCGGCTGGAAACGGCGGGATGACCCTTTGGATATTGGCTTTGTCGACGAAAGTTCGATGCTGGACGAAAAACAGTTCAACGATCTGCGCGAGATCTTCCCGACATTGGTATTGTTTGGTGATCCCGCACAGCTGGCCCCGGTGGGCCAATCGGGTGAAATGGTCTTTGATCGGCTGGGCGACAGCCGAAAGATGGTGCTGCATCGTATTCACCGTCAGGAACACGATAACCCAATTCTGGATCTGGCCCATGCTCTGGCGGATGACACGCTGGATTTCGCAACGTTCGAAAACATGATCGAAGAGGCCGCACGCTTGGACGATCGGGTGGTGGTTGCACCCCGCGTGAATGCCGATCTGATGGCGCGCTCGCCCGTTCTGGTTTGGCGCAATGTGACACGCGTCCGACTGATCACCGCATTCCGGGGGGCATTTGGCGCGCCTGAGCATGAACTGATGCCCGGTGAACCGCTGATCTGCGACGGGATCGAGCTGCCTCTGAAGCATCGCAAGAAACGTATTGATCTGGAAGCGCGCGGCCTGATCAAGGGCGCGCAATGTGTTTATCTTGGCCCCGGAAAACGTCCGGGGTTTTCACGATTGCACGTGTTGGGGGCCGAGGATCCGCAATTGTCAGCGGCCTCGATCATCAAGATTGAAATGCCTGACGAAGAAGAACCGTTCATCCCGTATGCCGCCAACATGGGCGCGGCTTTTTTGCATGGGGCGGCTGTGACCATTCACAAGGCACAGGGGTCACAGTGGCCTGAGGTGCAGGTCTTCGCGCCGGACATCTGGGCGGCATCGCGGGCGGGACGAACAGAGGCTGGGCTGCCGTTGTGGAAACGTCTGGCCTATGTCGCCATCACGCGGGCCGAGACGCGCTTGTTTTGGGTGAAACGCTATGCGATGGCCCGGCCAGAGGTCGCATTGTCGACAAGCGACTTGGCTGCAAAGCCGGTGGAGTTGACCCTTGCCGCGCCGGACGAAGGCGCAGCCTGA
- a CDS encoding acyl-homoserine-lactone synthase — protein MLRYLYGNDLNNFPLLADTMFRDRAEQFSRRLGWDVHVDDAGHERDEYDDMNPLYVIWEQADGRHGGSMRFLPTVGQTMVNDHFDHLTDGVHIESPLIWECTRFCLAPGADRRASAALALGAGELMAAFKLRHYVGVFDPRMERIYRLMGLEPEVIGTAGEGKDRIGVGLWSMNDDAFAPTLARVGVDRETSKNWLRYSLGLGQRVVAPDAIPASA, from the coding sequence ATGCTGCGCTATCTCTATGGTAATGATTTGAACAACTTCCCTCTGCTTGCAGACACAATGTTTCGTGATCGTGCGGAACAGTTTTCTCGTCGGTTGGGCTGGGATGTCCATGTAGACGATGCAGGCCATGAGCGGGATGAATACGACGACATGAATCCCCTATACGTGATCTGGGAACAGGCAGATGGTCGCCATGGCGGCTCAATGCGTTTTCTACCTACGGTGGGCCAAACCATGGTCAACGACCATTTCGATCACCTGACGGACGGGGTGCATATCGAAAGTCCGCTGATCTGGGAATGCACCCGCTTCTGCCTCGCGCCAGGCGCGGATCGTCGGGCCTCGGCCGCTCTGGCACTTGGTGCAGGCGAATTGATGGCCGCCTTCAAGCTGCGCCACTATGTCGGTGTGTTCGATCCGCGTATGGAGCGGATCTATCGCCTGATGGGGCTGGAGCCGGAAGTCATCGGAACTGCCGGTGAAGGTAAAGACCGCATTGGTGTGGGTCTTTGGTCCATGAATGATGATGCCTTTGCGCCGACACTTGCCCGAGTGGGCGTGGATCGCGAAACCAGCAAGAACTGGTTGCGGTATTCGCTGGGTCTTGGCCAACGTGTTGTTGCACCGGATGCCATTCCCGCAAGTGCATAA